The following coding sequences are from one Paenibacillus sp. JDR-2 window:
- a CDS encoding DUF3892 domain-containing protein yields the protein MDYTQEEVVAVRKNGDGDIVELQLTSGRVVDYKTAQSMVKNNEIAGLNVFKGRDHEDHLRSNADGRKDNNLDNLPTF from the coding sequence ATGGATTACACACAAGAAGAAGTAGTTGCCGTACGCAAAAACGGAGACGGCGATATTGTTGAGCTGCAGTTAACGTCTGGCCGGGTCGTCGATTATAAAACCGCACAATCGATGGTTAAAAATAATGAAATTGCCGGATTAAACGTCTTTAAGGGCCGTGACCACGAAGACCATCTTCGCTCTAACGCGGATGGCCGCAAGGACAATAATCTCGACAATCTGCCAACCTTCTAA